Proteins found in one Gadus macrocephalus chromosome 23, ASM3116895v1 genomic segment:
- the eef1a1l3 gene encoding elongation factor 1-alpha-like, with the protein MAKEKTHINVVIIGHVDSGKSTTTGHLVYKCGGIDPRKIEKFEKAAAQMGKSSFKYAWVLDKLKAERERGITIDISLLKFNTKKYSITIIDAPGHRDFIKNMITGTSQADVAILMVSAARGEFEAGVSRSGQTREHALLAYTLGVKQMIVCVNKMDLTEPPYCQKRYDEVVRGVTTFLKKIGYEASTVPFVPISGWTGENMITPTQKMSWFQGWKVKRREGHSSGRTLLEVLDSIQPPIRTINKPLRLPLQDVYKIGGVGTVPVGKVETGILKPGMMLLFSPAKLTAEVKSIEMHHQGLQTALPGHNVGFNIKNVAVKNLRRGDVAGNAQQDPPTEVDSFIAQVIVLNHPGKIKAGYSPVLDCHTAHVTCRFQELKEKLDRRSGQKTQDLPQILVSGDAAIIKLVPKKPLSVESFFSYPSLGRFAARDLKQTVAVGVIKSIEKASSLKSTQKSQLSK; encoded by the exons ATGGCTAAGGAGAAGACCCACATTAACGTCGTCATTATCGGCCATGTGGACAGCGGCAAGTCCACCACGACCGGCCACCTGGTCTACAAATGCGGGGGCATCGACCCGAGGAAGATCGAGAAGTTCGAGAAAGCCGCTGCTCAG ATGGGCAAGAGCTCCTTCAAGTACGCCTGGGTGCTGGACAAGCTGAAGGCCGAGCGTGAACGTGGTATCACCATCGACATCTCTCTGCTTAAGTTCAACACCAAGAAGTACAGCATCACCATCATCGACGCCCCGGGCCACCGGGACTTCATCAAGAACATGATCACCGGCACATCGCAG GCTGATGTGGCGATCCTCATGGTCTCTGCAGCCAGAGGAGAGTTTGAGGCTGGCGTCTCTCGCAGCGGCCAGACCCGTGAGCATGCTCTGTTGGCCTACACCCTCGGCGTGAAGCAGATGATCGTGTGCGTGAACAAGATGGATCTGACTGAGCCGCCATACTGCCAGAAGCGGTACGATGAGGTGGTTCGCGGGGTCACCACCTTCCTGAAGAAGATTGGTTATGAGGCCTCCACTGTGCCCTTCGTGCCCATCTCCGGCTGGACGGGCGAGAACATGATCACACCCACGCAGAAG ATGTCATGGTTCCAGGGCTGGAAGGTGAAGCGTAGGGAAGGTCATTCCAGCGGCAGAACCCTCCTGGAAGTGCTGGACTCCATCCAGCCTCCCATCCGCACCATCAACAAGCCGCTCCGTCTCCCCCTGCAGGATGTCTACAAAATCGGCG GCGTCGGCACCGTCCCTGTGGGCAAGGTGGAGACGGGGATCCTGAAGCCCGGCATGATGCTGCTGTTCTCCCCGGCCAAGCTGACTGCGGAGGTGAAGTCCATCGAGATGCACCACCAGGGCCTCCAGACGGCGCTGCCCGGACACAACGTGGGCTTCAACATCAAGAACGTCGCCGTGAAGAACCTGCGACGAGGAGACGTGGCGGGCAATGCCCAGCAGGACCCCCCCACTGAGGTGGACAGCTTCATCGCCCAG GTGATCGTGCTGAACCACCCGGGCAAGATAAAGGCAGGCTACTCCCCGGTGCTCGACTGCCACACCGCACACGTCACCTGCCGCTTCcaggagctgaaggagaagcTGGACCGCCGCAGTGGGCAGAAGACGCAGGACCTGCCCCAGATCCTGGTGTCCGGGGACGCGGCCATCATCAAACTGGTCCCCAAGAAGCCCCTCAGCGTGGAGAGCTTCTTCAGCTACCCCTCTCTGG GACGCTTTGCCGCCAGAGACCTGAAGCAAACTGTTGCCGTCGGAGTCATCAAGTCCATTGAAAAAGCCAGCTCATTGAAATCGACCCAGAAGAGCCAATTGTCTAaataa